A single window of Psychromonas ingrahamii 37 DNA harbors:
- the ispE gene encoding 4-(cytidine 5'-diphospho)-2-C-methyl-D-erythritol kinase: MIHNETIRWPAPAKLNLFLYITGQREDGYHELQTLFQFIDLCDYLTITPNLSGKITLTPNIEGLALENNLIYKAAMILKTHTAANNGAHITLEKNLPMGGGLGGGSSDAATTLVALNHQWNINLTKDKLAEIGVLLGADVPVFIFGKAAIAEGIGEKLTPAYPAERSYLIAVPDCHISTAAVFQAKNLIRNTKKRTHLQLINQNWLNDCQPYVKKNYPKVAKVIEWLIEYAPTQLTGTGACVFSTFNSINEAEIVLHNTPDWLAALTAKGLNNSPLNELLATLK, translated from the coding sequence ATGATACATAATGAAACTATTCGTTGGCCTGCTCCTGCTAAACTGAACTTATTCTTATATATAACGGGCCAACGGGAAGATGGTTACCATGAATTACAAACCCTATTCCAATTTATCGATCTATGTGATTATTTAACTATCACGCCTAATCTCTCTGGAAAAATAACGCTTACGCCAAACATCGAAGGGTTGGCATTAGAAAATAACCTAATCTATAAAGCGGCGATGATATTAAAAACCCATACGGCAGCAAATAATGGGGCACATATTACTCTGGAAAAGAATTTACCGATGGGCGGAGGCTTAGGTGGAGGTTCATCCGATGCAGCAACAACACTGGTTGCATTAAATCATCAATGGAACATCAATTTAACAAAAGATAAATTGGCAGAAATAGGCGTTTTATTGGGCGCGGACGTACCTGTTTTTATCTTTGGCAAAGCCGCGATAGCAGAAGGTATAGGTGAAAAATTAACCCCGGCTTACCCCGCAGAGCGGAGTTATCTGATTGCTGTACCCGATTGCCATATTTCAACAGCCGCCGTTTTTCAGGCAAAAAATCTCATTCGCAATACCAAAAAAAGAACCCATTTACAGTTAATAAATCAAAATTGGCTGAACGACTGCCAGCCCTATGTGAAAAAAAATTATCCTAAGGTTGCCAAGGTTATAGAGTGGTTGATAGAATATGCGCCAACTCAATTGACTGGCACTGGTGCATGTGTTTTTAGCACATTTAACAGTATTAATGAAGCTGAAATTGTGTTACATAATACTCCTGACTGGTTAGCAGCATTGACCGCAAAAGGATTAAATAATTCGCCATTAAATGAATTATTAGCAACACTTAAATAA
- the lolB gene encoding lipoprotein insertase outer membrane protein LolB, which yields MKTFLPCLFFLLILVGCAQRPTPPATKTADWAAHQQQLNDLTDWSLRGKIAIITPENRHSLNIYWQQSGDNFHITLTSFLGSTILDVKKTALSTRIIDDQGKIYFGKNTQTLMTRLSGIELPVEVLQQWIKGNPIGAVYQLNENNQLVSLTGQDNKNENWSANYQDYKTVQEISLPHQLKLTRQDLLIKFAIQKWLLEKTEIF from the coding sequence ATGAAAACATTCCTTCCCTGCCTCTTTTTTCTTCTAATACTTGTTGGTTGTGCGCAAAGACCAACACCTCCCGCAACCAAGACTGCGGATTGGGCAGCACATCAACAACAGCTTAATGACTTAACCGATTGGTCTCTGCGCGGAAAAATAGCCATTATTACACCTGAAAACCGTCATAGCCTGAATATTTACTGGCAGCAAAGCGGCGACAATTTTCATATTACATTAACCAGCTTTCTAGGATCGACTATTTTAGATGTCAAAAAGACAGCACTGAGCACTCGAATAATTGACGATCAAGGTAAAATTTATTTTGGTAAAAATACGCAGACACTAATGACTCGATTGTCAGGGATTGAGTTACCCGTAGAAGTTTTACAACAATGGATTAAAGGCAATCCGATTGGTGCTGTTTATCAGCTTAATGAAAATAATCAGTTAGTGAGCCTGACCGGGCAAGATAACAAAAATGAGAACTGGTCTGCCAATTACCAAGATTATAAAACGGTTCAGGAAATAAGCCTGCCCCACCAGTTAAAGCTTACACGTCAGGATTTACTTATAAAATTTGCAATCCAAAAATGGCTATTAGAGAAAACTGAAATATTTTAA
- the recN gene encoding DNA repair protein RecN: MLSHLTIQHFAIVQFLELEFHQGMTTITGETGAGKSIAIDALGLCLGDRADANMIRVGTEQAEVNARFTLNDTPHAKSWLKKNDLEDSPSDNAECLLRRIITKEGRSRAYINGTPVPLSQLKSLGQLLVNIHGQHAHQSLLKNDIQLSVVDEYAGHHLLLQKVKDTYQGWHFLNKQLKQQQLNQQEKQASKQLLEYQIEELDAFALAEDEFQEIEQEHKRLANSGALLTMCQISLSQLSEGEEFDALSLLRKTVSALEHQVDNDPSLRAILESLQEAIIPIEDASYELRHFSDNLELDPEHFQQLETRMSEALSLARKHQVQPEFLFEHHQKLNKEYQALNDCNAQIEQLIIDLEEAELNYFQQANKLSQSRFRYSKKLSKKITASIQQLNMEEGIFEVSLTQASRNTLSPLGIDSIEFKVATNAGQPLQDLGKVASGGELSRIGLAIQVIISQRVSTPTLIFDEVDAGISGATATVVGKSLRSLGENTQIFCVTHLPQVAGNGHQQMFVNKQSDGKTTNTTMFKLNPEDRISELARLLGGDRITEHTLANAQELLVQ; the protein is encoded by the coding sequence ATGCTTAGCCACTTAACTATTCAACATTTTGCCATTGTTCAATTTTTAGAATTAGAATTTCACCAAGGCATGACGACCATCACAGGTGAAACCGGTGCTGGTAAATCCATTGCTATTGACGCGCTGGGTTTGTGCCTTGGTGATCGCGCCGATGCCAATATGATAAGGGTTGGCACTGAACAGGCTGAAGTGAATGCCCGTTTTACCTTAAATGATACCCCTCACGCAAAAAGCTGGTTAAAAAAAAACGATCTTGAAGATTCCCCAAGTGATAATGCGGAGTGTTTATTACGCCGAATTATTACCAAAGAAGGCCGTTCGCGCGCTTATATTAATGGCACCCCAGTCCCGCTCTCACAGCTTAAAAGTCTGGGACAATTACTGGTTAATATTCACGGTCAGCACGCCCACCAAAGCCTTCTGAAAAATGATATTCAACTTTCTGTTGTCGATGAATATGCAGGACATCATCTATTATTACAAAAAGTGAAAGATACCTATCAAGGCTGGCACTTCCTTAATAAGCAACTCAAGCAGCAACAACTTAATCAGCAAGAAAAACAGGCTAGCAAACAGTTGCTTGAATACCAAATTGAAGAGTTAGATGCCTTTGCGCTCGCTGAAGATGAGTTTCAAGAGATAGAGCAGGAGCATAAACGTTTAGCCAATAGCGGTGCTTTATTAACCATGTGCCAAATTAGCCTTTCACAGTTAAGCGAAGGAGAAGAGTTTGATGCCTTGAGCCTATTGCGTAAAACGGTTTCTGCACTTGAGCATCAGGTAGATAACGATCCTTCACTAAGGGCTATTCTTGAAAGCTTACAGGAAGCCATTATCCCAATCGAAGATGCCAGTTATGAACTGCGTCATTTTAGTGACAACTTAGAACTTGATCCTGAACATTTCCAACAATTAGAAACGCGCATGAGTGAAGCGTTATCTTTAGCCCGTAAGCACCAAGTTCAACCTGAGTTTCTTTTCGAGCATCACCAAAAATTAAACAAAGAATACCAAGCGTTAAATGATTGTAATGCGCAAATAGAACAACTTATTATCGACTTAGAAGAGGCTGAACTCAATTATTTCCAGCAGGCAAATAAACTCAGTCAAAGCCGTTTTCGTTACAGTAAAAAGTTAAGTAAAAAGATCACCGCAAGTATCCAACAACTTAATATGGAAGAGGGAATATTCGAAGTATCCTTAACCCAAGCAAGTCGCAATACATTGAGTCCCTTGGGGATAGACAGTATTGAATTTAAAGTAGCAACAAACGCAGGACAACCCCTACAGGATTTAGGTAAAGTCGCTTCAGGAGGTGAATTATCGCGTATTGGTTTGGCCATTCAAGTAATCATTAGCCAACGCGTTTCTACACCAACACTGATTTTTGATGAAGTTGATGCAGGGATCAGTGGCGCGACAGCGACCGTCGTTGGGAAATCATTACGTAGTCTGGGTGAGAATACGCAAATATTTTGTGTGACGCATTTACCGCAAGTAGCAGGTAATGGTCATCAACAGATGTTTGTTAATAAACAAAGTGATGGTAAAACCACGAATACCACTATGTTTAAACTAAATCCTGAAGATCGTATCAGTGAATTAGCAAGGTTATTAGGCGGAGACCGTATCACTGAACACACATTAGCGAATGCACAGGAATTATTAGTTCAATAA
- the nadK gene encoding NAD(+) kinase has translation MGAQHDNLIEFKTIGLIAKTQHPDAKLTLLALYRFLKAKGVKLVVDQRIADELPMNGFDRADLVGIGSRCDLAIVIGGDGYMLGAARVLSRFDIAVIGVNRGNLGFLTDLDPDNFEQPLEQVLLGNYQIEKRFLLEAQVHRHGDMKSSNTAVNEAVLHPDKIAHMLEFEVYVNDDFMLNQRADGLIIATPTGSTAYSLSGGGPILTPNLDAISLLPMFPHTLNSRPIVIDANSCVRLKIAQSNKSEMQISCDSHVNLSVLPGDEIIIKKSQDQLKLVHPKNYNYFHVLQNKLGWGNKLY, from the coding sequence ATGGGTGCCCAGCACGACAATTTAATTGAATTTAAAACGATTGGTTTGATTGCCAAAACTCAACATCCCGATGCTAAACTGACATTATTAGCTTTATATCGTTTTTTGAAAGCTAAAGGCGTAAAGCTGGTCGTTGATCAGCGCATCGCCGATGAACTTCCTATGAATGGATTCGACCGCGCGGACTTGGTTGGTATCGGAAGCCGTTGTGATTTAGCGATAGTGATAGGTGGAGATGGTTACATGCTTGGCGCTGCCCGTGTATTGTCACGTTTTGACATTGCTGTTATTGGTGTAAACCGGGGTAACTTAGGCTTTTTAACGGATCTTGATCCGGATAATTTTGAGCAGCCATTAGAGCAAGTATTATTAGGTAATTACCAAATAGAAAAACGTTTTTTATTAGAAGCGCAAGTACATCGCCATGGCGATATGAAAAGCTCCAATACTGCAGTTAATGAAGCTGTTTTACATCCAGATAAAATTGCGCATATGCTTGAATTTGAAGTCTATGTAAACGATGACTTCATGTTGAATCAACGCGCTGACGGTCTAATTATTGCAACACCAACGGGTTCAACAGCATACTCTCTATCAGGGGGTGGCCCAATTTTAACGCCAAATTTAGATGCCATTAGTCTGTTACCTATGTTCCCCCATACATTAAATAGCCGCCCCATTGTTATTGACGCTAATAGTTGTGTGCGTTTGAAAATTGCACAATCGAATAAAAGTGAAATGCAAATAAGCTGTGACAGCCATGTAAATTTATCCGTTCTACCTGGGGATGAAATAATAATCAAAAAAAGCCAAGATCAATTAAAATTAGTTCACCCAAAAAACTATAACTATTTCCATGTCTTACAAAATAAATTGGGGTGGGGCAATAAGCTTTATTAA
- the grpE gene encoding nucleotide exchange factor GrpE, whose amino-acid sequence MTEDKKTIPEEQVEAEQVVVEEVEAELVENDESAQPQEEAEASNEDLNMIEVLNKKLALAEQQIVDQQADVARAQADVVNARRIAAQDVQKAHKFALVKFADGLLPVIDSLEMAISHADKEDETLKPMIEGVELTLKSMLDTVDKFGLKVIDPKDEAFDPEKHQAMSMRAVPDVAPNQVIAVMQKGYELNGRVIRPAMVMVSKAED is encoded by the coding sequence ATGACGGAAGACAAAAAAACTATTCCAGAAGAACAAGTTGAAGCTGAGCAAGTTGTAGTAGAAGAAGTTGAAGCCGAGCTAGTTGAAAATGATGAATCTGCACAACCACAAGAAGAGGCTGAAGCCTCTAACGAAGACTTAAATATGATTGAAGTACTGAATAAAAAATTAGCACTTGCAGAGCAACAGATTGTCGATCAGCAGGCTGATGTTGCCCGTGCCCAAGCTGATGTGGTAAATGCACGTCGGATTGCCGCTCAAGATGTTCAGAAAGCACACAAATTTGCACTGGTTAAATTTGCTGATGGTTTATTACCCGTGATCGACAGTTTAGAAATGGCGATTAGCCACGCCGACAAAGAAGATGAAACGCTAAAACCTATGATTGAAGGCGTTGAATTAACACTAAAATCTATGCTTGATACAGTCGACAAGTTTGGCTTAAAAGTGATTGATCCAAAAGATGAAGCTTTTGACCCTGAAAAACACCAAGCGATGAGCATGCGCGCAGTCCCTGATGTAGCGCCTAATCAAGTTATTGCTGTTATGCAAAAAGGGTATGAATTAAATGGCCGTGTTATTCGTCCGGCAATGGTCATGGTGTCTAAGGCTGAGGACTAA
- the dnaK gene encoding molecular chaperone DnaK translates to MGKIIGIDLGTTNSCVSVLVGGVAKIIENAEGERTTPSIIAYTEGETLVGQPAKRQSVTNPQNTLFAIKRLIGRRYEDEEVQRDIKIMPYKIVKADNGDAWVEAHGNKMAPPQISAEVLKKMKKTAEDYLGEKVTGAVITVPAYFNDAQRQATKDAGRIAGLEVKRIINEPTAAAFAYGVDSSKGDSVIAVYDLGGGTFDISIIEIDEVDGEKTFEVLSTNGDTHLGGEDFDNRLINFLVAEFKTQQGFDLTNDPLAMQRVKEAAEKAKIELSSAQQTDINLPYITADQSGPKHLNIKITRAKLESLVEDMVKSTLEPLRIALKDADLSVADIDDVILVGGQTRMPLVQKLVTEFFGKEARKDVNPDEAVAMGAAIQGAVLSGEKTDVLLLDVTPLSLGIETMGGVLTKVIDKNTTIPTKQSQTFSTAEDNQSAVTIHILQGERKRATDNKSLGQFNLEGIRKASRGTPQIEVTFDMDADGILHVSAQDKDTKQEQKITIKSSSGLSEEEVEKMVNDAEANAEADKKFEEVVKARNQADAIVHTTRKQIEEAGDALPADEKEKIEAALKELDEATKGEDKDIIEAKTTAVAEASEKLMEIVQQKAQAAEAGGEEQPKEKTKEEDDIVDAEFEEVKKDDKK, encoded by the coding sequence ATGGGCAAAATAATCGGTATTGATTTAGGTACAACAAATTCATGTGTATCTGTACTTGTTGGTGGCGTAGCAAAAATCATCGAAAATGCAGAAGGTGAACGTACAACACCTTCAATCATCGCTTACACTGAAGGTGAAACTTTAGTTGGACAACCTGCAAAACGTCAGTCGGTCACTAACCCTCAAAATACTCTTTTTGCGATTAAACGTTTAATCGGTCGTCGTTATGAAGATGAAGAAGTACAACGTGATATCAAAATCATGCCTTACAAAATTGTTAAAGCTGACAATGGTGATGCATGGGTAGAAGCGCACGGCAACAAAATGGCACCGCCACAAATCTCTGCTGAAGTTTTGAAAAAAATGAAAAAAACAGCTGAAGACTATTTAGGCGAGAAAGTGACTGGCGCAGTAATCACTGTACCTGCATATTTCAACGATGCGCAACGTCAAGCAACTAAAGATGCTGGTCGAATTGCGGGTCTTGAAGTTAAACGTATTATCAATGAGCCAACGGCTGCTGCATTTGCATACGGTGTCGACAGTTCTAAAGGCGACAGTGTTATTGCTGTATACGACCTAGGTGGTGGTACTTTTGATATCTCAATCATTGAAATTGATGAAGTAGATGGCGAAAAAACCTTCGAAGTATTATCAACAAATGGTGATACTCACTTAGGTGGTGAAGACTTTGATAACCGTTTAATCAACTTTTTAGTGGCTGAATTCAAAACACAACAAGGTTTTGATTTAACCAATGATCCGCTTGCAATGCAACGTGTTAAAGAAGCAGCTGAAAAAGCAAAAATTGAACTGTCAAGTGCACAACAAACAGATATCAACCTGCCTTACATCACAGCGGATCAATCTGGTCCTAAACATTTAAATATCAAGATCACTCGTGCTAAATTAGAGTCTCTTGTTGAAGATATGGTTAAATCAACGCTTGAACCTTTACGTATCGCTTTGAAAGATGCAGATTTATCTGTTGCTGATATCGATGATGTTATTTTGGTTGGTGGTCAAACACGTATGCCACTTGTACAAAAATTGGTTACTGAGTTCTTTGGTAAAGAAGCGCGTAAAGATGTTAACCCTGATGAAGCTGTTGCTATGGGCGCGGCAATTCAAGGCGCGGTACTTTCTGGTGAGAAAACGGACGTATTATTATTAGATGTTACGCCTTTATCATTAGGTATCGAAACAATGGGCGGTGTTTTAACTAAAGTTATTGATAAAAATACCACTATCCCAACTAAACAATCACAAACATTCTCCACAGCTGAAGATAACCAAAGCGCAGTAACGATTCATATTTTACAAGGTGAACGTAAACGTGCTACTGACAATAAATCTCTTGGTCAATTTAACCTTGAAGGTATCCGCAAAGCAAGTCGTGGAACTCCTCAAATTGAAGTGACATTTGATATGGATGCCGATGGTATTTTACATGTATCTGCTCAAGATAAAGACACTAAGCAAGAGCAAAAAATAACTATTAAATCTAGTTCAGGTCTTTCCGAAGAAGAAGTTGAAAAAATGGTTAATGATGCGGAAGCAAATGCCGAAGCAGATAAGAAATTTGAAGAAGTAGTAAAAGCACGTAACCAAGCTGACGCAATAGTTCATACAACACGTAAGCAAATTGAAGAAGCGGGTGATGCGTTGCCAGCCGATGAAAAAGAAAAAATCGAAGCTGCACTTAAAGAGCTTGATGAAGCGACTAAAGGTGAAGATAAAGATATTATTGAAGCTAAAACGACCGCCGTTGCTGAAGCTTCAGAAAAACTGATGGAAATTGTACAACAAAAAGCACAGGCAGCAGAAGCCGGAGGCGAGGAACAGCCTAAAGAAAAAACCAAGGAAGAAGATGACATTGTTGATGCTGAGTTTGAAGAAGTAAAAAAAGACGATAAAAAATAA
- the dnaJ gene encoding molecular chaperone DnaJ, whose amino-acid sequence MAKRDCYEVLGISRDATEKEVKKAYKRLAMKYHPDRTSGNDELEVKFKEVKEAYEILNDSQKKAAYDQYGHDGVNQQGRGGFDNSDFGDQFGDIFGDIFGGGRRGGGGGGQRPQQGSDLRYNMELTLEEAVRGISKEIQIPTQVHCEQCNGSGAKKGTEAKTCGTCYGQGQVQMRQGFFAVNQACPTCRGQGKIISDPCHKCHGHGRYERSKNMSVKIPAGVDTGDRIRLSGEGEAGEHGGPAGDLYVQMNVLPHHVFERDGNNLHCEVPISFTEAALGSEIEVPTLDGRVKLKIPAETQTGRVFRMRNKGVKSVRSHATGDLMCKVMVETPVKLSSKQRDLLKEFETLCSSSSTKHKPKSEGFLTSIKTFFDDLSS is encoded by the coding sequence ATGGCAAAACGTGATTGTTATGAAGTACTTGGCATAAGCCGTGATGCGACAGAAAAAGAAGTTAAAAAAGCGTATAAACGTTTGGCAATGAAATACCACCCAGACAGAACCAGTGGTAATGATGAACTTGAAGTCAAATTCAAAGAAGTTAAAGAAGCTTACGAAATTCTTAATGATTCACAAAAAAAAGCAGCCTATGATCAATATGGACATGATGGTGTAAACCAGCAGGGACGTGGTGGATTTGACAATTCTGATTTTGGTGACCAGTTTGGTGATATCTTTGGTGATATTTTTGGAGGCGGTCGTCGCGGTGGTGGCGGTGGTGGACAACGTCCGCAGCAGGGATCAGATCTTCGCTATAACATGGAATTAACGCTTGAAGAAGCTGTTAGAGGTATTTCCAAAGAGATTCAAATTCCTACTCAGGTCCATTGTGAACAGTGTAATGGCTCGGGTGCTAAGAAAGGCACAGAAGCAAAAACTTGTGGTACGTGTTATGGGCAAGGACAAGTGCAGATGCGTCAGGGGTTTTTTGCTGTCAATCAAGCCTGTCCGACATGTCGTGGCCAGGGAAAAATTATCAGTGATCCATGCCATAAATGTCACGGTCATGGTCGTTACGAACGCAGTAAAAACATGTCTGTTAAAATCCCAGCTGGTGTTGATACCGGCGATCGCATTCGTTTAAGTGGTGAAGGTGAAGCGGGCGAACATGGCGGCCCTGCTGGTGACTTATATGTGCAAATGAATGTGCTTCCGCACCATGTGTTTGAACGTGACGGCAACAATCTCCATTGTGAAGTGCCAATTAGTTTTACAGAGGCTGCATTAGGGAGCGAAATTGAAGTACCTACACTTGATGGTCGCGTAAAGCTTAAAATTCCTGCTGAAACGCAAACAGGACGTGTTTTTCGTATGCGTAACAAAGGTGTTAAATCAGTGCGCAGTCATGCGACGGGTGATTTAATGTGCAAAGTGATGGTCGAAACACCAGTTAAATTATCGAGTAAACAGCGCGACTTATTAAAAGAGTTTGAAACTTTATGTTCATCAAGTTCTACCAAACATAAGCCAAAGTCAGAAGGTTTTTTAACCAGCATCAAAACCTTTTTTGATGATTTAAGCAGTTAA
- a CDS encoding FKBP-type peptidyl-prolyl cis-trans isomerase, translated as MSELQLNTQEKQASYGIGLQMGEQLAANPFDGLEISAISAGISDAFAGAESQVSREDLQTAFEVISGRMQAAAAEQAEVLGAAGAAYLAENAAKEGVTVTESGLHYEVITLGEGEKPTAESTVSVHYHGTLTDGTVFDSSVERGEPAEFPIGGVIAGWTEALQLMPVGSKFKLAVPADLAYGERGAGAAIGPHATLVFEVELLAIK; from the coding sequence ATGTCTGAACTACAGCTAAACACTCAAGAAAAACAAGCAAGTTACGGTATCGGTCTACAAATGGGAGAGCAACTTGCTGCTAATCCTTTTGACGGTTTAGAAATCTCTGCTATTTCTGCAGGAATCTCAGACGCATTTGCCGGCGCTGAAAGCCAAGTATCTCGCGAAGATTTACAAACTGCTTTTGAAGTTATCTCTGGACGTATGCAAGCCGCTGCTGCTGAGCAAGCAGAAGTATTGGGTGCAGCTGGTGCAGCTTACCTTGCTGAAAATGCAGCTAAAGAAGGTGTGACAGTGACTGAATCTGGACTTCATTATGAAGTCATCACGCTAGGTGAAGGTGAAAAACCGACTGCTGAATCTACTGTTAGTGTTCATTACCACGGAACGTTGACTGACGGTACTGTATTTGACAGTTCTGTTGAACGTGGCGAACCTGCTGAATTCCCTATTGGTGGTGTTATTGCTGGTTGGACTGAGGCATTACAACTTATGCCTGTTGGTTCAAAATTCAAATTAGCTGTTCCTGCAGATCTTGCCTATGGCGAGCGTGGCGCTGGCGCTGCAATTGGACCACATGCTACATTAGTATTTGAAGTTGAATTATTAGCTATTAAATAA
- the mtnN gene encoding 5'-methylthioadenosine/S-adenosylhomocysteine nucleosidase, with protein MKIGIIGAMDEEVSILKAKLNNMETTIIAGCEFYQGELNGKQVILTKSGIGKVAAAVATTLLLERFNPGQVINTGSAGGYDTTLNVGDIVISTEVRFHDVDLTAFGYEIGQMAQLPAAFPADKNLIFAAQKAAETITHLKTIQGLICTGDIFMADPTKAEIARHNFPTMAACEMEAAAIAQVCYQFKVPFVIIRSLSDIAGKKSELSFEQYLPIAAKNASILVEEIINNLN; from the coding sequence ATGAAAATAGGCATTATTGGTGCGATGGATGAAGAAGTCAGCATCCTTAAAGCGAAGTTAAATAACATGGAAACAACGATCATTGCAGGTTGTGAATTTTACCAGGGTGAATTAAATGGTAAACAGGTTATCTTAACCAAATCAGGCATAGGTAAAGTTGCTGCTGCCGTGGCAACGACACTGTTACTGGAAAGATTTAATCCAGGTCAGGTAATTAATACGGGTTCCGCTGGGGGTTACGATACAACGCTTAATGTAGGCGACATTGTGATATCAACAGAAGTACGTTTTCATGATGTCGATTTAACTGCATTTGGTTATGAAATTGGCCAAATGGCGCAATTGCCTGCCGCTTTTCCAGCAGATAAAAATCTGATTTTCGCAGCACAAAAAGCCGCTGAAACGATTACCCATTTAAAAACCATTCAGGGATTAATCTGTACGGGTGATATTTTTATGGCGGATCCAACAAAAGCTGAAATAGCACGTCATAATTTCCCAACAATGGCGGCATGTGAAATGGAAGCTGCGGCCATTGCACAGGTTTGTTACCAGTTTAAAGTGCCTTTTGTGATCATCCGTTCACTCTCGGATATTGCCGGTAAAAAATCAGAATTATCCTTTGAGCAATACCTGCCGATTGCTGCTAAAAATGCATCAATACTTGTTGAAGAAATTATCAATAACTTAAACTAG
- the tyrS gene encoding tyrosine--tRNA ligase produces MNALLEDLQARGLIAQMTADEELHEHLSSGCKTLYCGFDPTADSLHIGSLVPLVTLKRFQDAGHKPLALVGGATGLIGDPSFKAVERKLNTDDVVADWAEKIKGQVSAFIEFGDRENSAEVVNNLDWIGKMDTISFLRDVGKHFSVNAMIQKESVKQRIDRDGSGMSFTEFTYMLLQSYDFAALNKANGCSLQIGGSDQWGNITGGIDLTRRMNQEKVFGLTLPLVTKSDGTKFGKTEAGTIWLDAAKTSPYAFFQFWITTLDADVYKFLHYFTFLSVEEIAAIEENDKTIQGRPEGQNILAQQVTKMVHGEQGLGSAQRITEALFSGDLSALDESDLAQLAQDGLPATFVEGTEKPLVELLTSCELAKSNKMAREFIKNGAVSINGEKQTDSEVILQKLDALFGKYTVIKRGKRLFNLFIWR; encoded by the coding sequence ATGAATGCTCTACTTGAAGATTTACAAGCGCGAGGTTTAATCGCGCAAATGACTGCAGATGAAGAATTACATGAACATTTATCAAGTGGCTGCAAAACACTTTATTGTGGATTTGATCCGACGGCAGACAGCCTGCATATCGGAAGTTTAGTGCCACTCGTCACATTGAAACGTTTCCAGGACGCGGGTCATAAGCCATTAGCTTTGGTCGGTGGCGCAACCGGATTGATTGGTGATCCAAGCTTTAAAGCGGTGGAACGTAAATTAAATACTGATGATGTTGTTGCAGATTGGGCGGAAAAAATCAAAGGGCAAGTCAGTGCTTTTATCGAATTTGGTGATCGGGAAAATTCAGCAGAGGTTGTTAATAACCTTGATTGGATTGGCAAAATGGATACTATTTCCTTTTTGCGTGATGTGGGTAAACATTTTAGTGTTAATGCCATGATTCAAAAAGAATCTGTTAAACAGCGTATTGATCGTGATGGTTCGGGTATGTCATTTACTGAATTTACCTATATGTTATTACAATCTTATGATTTTGCAGCTTTAAATAAAGCTAATGGTTGTTCACTGCAGATTGGTGGCTCAGATCAATGGGGTAATATAACCGGCGGTATTGATTTAACACGGCGCATGAATCAAGAAAAAGTATTTGGTTTGACGCTACCTTTAGTCACTAAATCTGACGGCACAAAATTTGGTAAGACAGAAGCAGGCACTATCTGGCTTGATGCCGCAAAAACATCGCCTTATGCATTCTTCCAATTCTGGATAACAACATTAGATGCGGATGTTTACAAATTTCTTCATTATTTTACTTTCTTATCTGTTGAAGAAATTGCTGCGATTGAAGAAAATGATAAAACCATTCAAGGCCGTCCTGAAGGGCAAAATATTTTGGCGCAGCAAGTTACAAAGATGGTTCATGGTGAACAAGGTTTAGGCTCAGCACAACGTATTACCGAAGCCCTGTTTTCTGGTGATTTAAGCGCATTAGATGAATCGGATCTGGCACAACTTGCGCAGGATGGTTTACCTGCAACCTTTGTTGAAGGGACAGAAAAACCATTAGTTGAATTATTGACCAGTTGTGAGCTTGCTAAATCGAATAAAATGGCGCGAGAATTTATTAAAAATGGTGCGGTCAGTATTAATGGCGAAAAACAAACCGATAGTGAAGTCATTTTACAAAAATTAGATGCGTTATTTGGTAAATATACTGTGATTAAGCGTGGTAAACGCTTGTTCAATTTATTTATATGGAGATAA